A genomic region of Oryza glaberrima chromosome 1, OglaRS2, whole genome shotgun sequence contains the following coding sequences:
- the LOC127772800 gene encoding transcription repressor OFP3-like yields MKWGFRSSRHNQREKQQRTQEEEHKHERQEDNGNKSRAAFLSFSPLAWLSKLTAKNNAAAAKPKPAAPADKSAVAATGGFPSCFFKGASSSTSTSVSLSSSAASQSSLADSSPADHQALRRLSVGNDGDTAEAAAARQLYHRRRHYSVGGDRDLQTLRNLIPFSRAASPIPVPAPFVPALKKTPPLLPSDTDEEKRPRSRRRRRRSGGGGRRSFSGRTPGARVAAAVRVRSPRRVASAAAAAVSELERFAVVRRTSDPQREFRASMVEMIASKRIGRPEELETLLACYLSLNADEHHDCIVKVFRQVWFELNPARVAAVAPPRS; encoded by the coding sequence ATGAAGTGGGGGTTTAGAAGTAGTAGACACAACCAGAGAGAGAAGCAGCAGCGCACACAAGAGGAAGAGCACAAGCACGAGCGGCAAGAGGACAATGGCAACAAGAGCAGGGCGGCCTTCCTGTCCTTCTCGCCGCTCGCGTGGCTCTCGAAGCTCACGGCCAAGAACAATGCTGCTGCCGCAAAACCGAAGCCTGCCGCGCCGGCCGACaagagcgccgtcgccgccactggCGGATTCCCTTCTTGCTTCTTCAAGGGCGCGAGCTCGAGCACGAGCACGAGCGTGAGCTTGAGCTCGAGCGCGGCGTCGCAGAGCAGCCTGGCGGATTCCTCGCCCGCTGACCACCAGGCGCTGCGCCGCCTCTCGGTTGGCAACGACGGCGACACCGCCGAGGCTGCGGCCGCGCGGCAGCTgtaccaccgccgccgccattactcggtcggcggcgaccgggACCTCCAAACCCTCCGCAACCTCATCCCGTTCTCCCGGGCCGCTTCTCCGATCCCGGTGCCTGCTCCGTTCGTCCCTGCGCTGAAGaagacgccgccgctgctgccgtccGACACGGACGAGGAGAAGCGGCCGcggagccgccggcgccggcgccgcagcggcggcggcgggcggcggtcgTTCTCTGGGAGGACCCCGGGCGCGCGGGTGGCTGCCGCCGTGCGCGTGCGGTCCCCGCGTcgcgtggcgtcggcggcggcggcggcggtgtcggagCTGGAGCGGTTCGCGGTGGTGCGCCGGACGAGCGACCCGCAGCGGGAGTTCCGCGCGTCGATGGTGGAGATGATCGCGAGCAAGCGCATCGGCCGGCCGGAAGAGCTGGAGACGCTCCTGGCGTGCTACCTCTCGCTCAACGCCGACGAGCACCACGACTGCATCGTCAAGGTGTTCCGGCAGGTCTGGTTCGAGCTCAAccccgcccgcgtcgccgccgttgcgccgccgcgcagctgA